One region of Primulina tabacum isolate GXHZ01 chromosome 1, ASM2559414v2, whole genome shotgun sequence genomic DNA includes:
- the LOC142554960 gene encoding uncharacterized protein LOC142554960: protein MYTSSGQDEEGKDFRFYFDFEHLLDSASVVDQAEFWSDWNMLQQKDGLTLHFVENHSKVTPMKLARVKDTLIMRKFGNVRSSNNWFQVCEGEASSVIERPWSVIWKSRPLLDVASAIGARMKWDYDAVHVERGAKVKNKELWPNLDKDTSPVSLLATLKNKIEDGRELYISTDERKKSFFDPLKSRYSTHFLDEHKDLWDVNSDWYAEMLKLNHGKPVEFDDFMKISVESEVLSRGKRHIETFNDLTIDCKNGINTCN, encoded by the coding sequence ATGTATACGTCATCTGGTCAAGATGAGGAAGGCAAAGATTTCAGATTTTACTTTGATTTTGAGCACTTGTTGGATTCGGCATCCGTGGTTGACCAGGCTGAGTTCTGGTCAGACTGGAACATGTTGCAACAAAAAGATGGATTAACGCTTCATTTTGTGGAGAATCATTCCAAGGTTACACCTATGAAGCTAGCGCGAGTGAAGGATACTTTAATAATGAGAAAGTTTGGAAATGTACGATCGAGTAATAATTGGTTCCAAGTTTGTGAGGGTGAAGCCTCTTCTGTCATTGAAAGACCATGGAGTGTGATTTGGAAGTCAAGACCCTTGTTGGATGTGGCTTCGGCTATTGGAGCAAGAATGAAATGGGATTATGATGCTGTTCATGTCGAGCGAGGGGCGAAAGTGAAAAACAAGGAGTTATGGCCGAATCTTGATAAAGATACTTCGCCGGTATCTCTTCTTGCAACTTTGAAAAACAAGATTGAAGATGGAAGGGAACTTTACATTTCAACAGATGAAAGGAAAAAGTCGTTCTTTGATCCTTTGAAGAGTAGATATTCGACACATTTTCTTGATGAACATAAAGATCTCTGGGATGTCAATAGCGACTGGTATGCCGAGATGTTGAAGCTCAACCATGGAAAGCCTGTTGAATTTGATGATTTCATGAAGATTTCTGTTGAATCTGAGGTACTTTCGAGGGGAAAAAGGCATATCGAGACATTCAATGATCTTACCATAGACTGCAAGAATGGTATCAATACGTGTAACTAA
- the LOC142554967 gene encoding 4-hydroxyphenylpyruvate dioxygenase, with product MLAPFSSSFSLPTIFHSQTNSTQYTLNQTEQMGKYSSSATDSTAFKLVGFKNFQRSNPKSDHFPVKSFHHVEFWCGDATNTSRRFSWGLGMPLSAKSDLSTGNSVHASYLLRSGDLNFLFTAPYSPSIASAVSASIPTFSFSNHCSFSSSHGFAVRALAIEVESAFSAFSASVSRGARPVSPPVFLSDNKTAIAEVHLYGDVVLRFVSYDGGDSAINNKISFLPGFEPVEHSESYQELDYGIRRLDHAVGNVPELGPVVDYFKKFTGFHEFAEFTAEDIGTTESGLNSVVLANNNENVLFPLNEPVFGTKRKSQIQTYLEHNEGAGVQHLALVSEDIFRTLREMRKRSWVGGFEFMPGPPPTYYKNLKSRAGDVLTDEHIKECEELEILVDRDDQGTLLQIFTKPIGDRPTIFIEIIQRIGCMLEDDGGKVYQKGGCGGFGKGNFSELFKSIEEYEKMLEAKQVTEAATA from the exons ATGCTCGCACCGTTTTCGTCCTCGTTCTCCTTGCCCACAATCTTCCATTCTCAAACCAACTCCACTCAGTACACATTAAATCAAACCGAACAAATGGGCAAGTATTCCTCCTCCGCCACCGACTCCACGGCGTTTAAGCTCGTGGGATTCAAGAATTTCCAACGCAGCAACCCGAAATCCGACCATTTCCCCGTCAAAAGCTTCCACCACGTCGAATTTTGGTGCGGAGACGCTACCAACACCTCTAGGCGTTTTTCATGGGGTCTCGGCATGCCGTTATCTGCCAAATCGGACCTGTCCACGGGAAACTCTGTTCACGCCTCTTATCTTCTTCGTTCTGGCGACCTTAACTTCCTATTCACCGCCCCTTATTCACCCTCTATTGCTTCTGCTGTATCGGCCTCTATTCCTACGTTTTCTTTCTCCAATCACTGTTCATTTTCCTCATCTCATGGTTTCGCGGTGCGAGCTCTCGCCATCGAAGTCGAATCAGCCTTCTCTGCCTTCTCTGCTTCCGTATCCCGCGGTGCCAGACCCGTCTCACCACCAGTGTTTCTGTCAGACAATAAAACAGCCATTGCTGAGGTTCATTTGTATGGTGATGTGGTTCTTCGTTTCGTCAGCTATGATGGTGGCGATTCGGCAATTAATAATAAGATTTCCTTTTTACCCGGGTTTGAGCCGGTGGAACACTCCGAATCTTATCAAGAACTGGATTATGGGATCAGGAGGCTTGATCATGCGGTAGGAAATGTGCCCGAATTAGGCCCTGTCGTGGACTACTTCAAAAAGTTCACTGGGTTCCACGAATTTGCTGAATTCACAGCTGAGGATATTGGTACAACGGAGAGCGGTTTGAATTCTGTGGTTCTGGCGAACAACAATGAGAATGTGTTATTCCCATTGAACGAACCGGTTTTTGGGACGAAAAGAAAGAGCCAGATACAGACTTATTTGGAGCACAACGAAGGGGCAGGGGTGCAGCATTTGGCGTTGGTGAGTGAGGATATTTTTAGGACTTTGAGGGAGATGAGGAAGAGAAGTTGGGTAGGGGGATTTGAGTTCATGCCCGGGCCACCTCCTACTTATTATAAGAATTTGAAAAGCAGGGCTGGAGACGTGCTTACCGATGAACATATTAAGGAGTGCGAGGAGTTGGAGATCTTGGTGGACAGGGATGACCAAGGGACTTTGCTTCAGATATTCACCAAGCCTATTGGTGACAG GCCAACAATATTTATTGAGATAATTCAAAGAATCGGGTGCATGCTCGAAGACGACGGAGGAAAAGTATACCAGAAAGGTGGGTGTGGAGGATTTGGGAAGGGGAACTTCTCCGAACTCTTTAAATCTATTGAAGAATACGAGAAAATGCTCGAGGCAAAACAGGTCACTGAAGCAGCAACCGCTTGA